Proteins co-encoded in one Odontesthes bonariensis isolate fOdoBon6 chromosome 24, fOdoBon6.hap1, whole genome shotgun sequence genomic window:
- the LOC142375361 gene encoding protein c-Fos-like, protein MMFTAFNTECDSSSRCSTASPSGADNLGYYPSPAGSYSSMGSPQSQEFTDLTASSASFIPTVTAISKSPDLQWMVQPLISSVAPSHRAQPYSLSPSPAYPRSAMKSAASRAHSSTKRGRVDQINSEEEEKRRVRRERNKQAAAKCRNRRRELTDTLQAETDHLEDEKSGLQNDIANLLKEKERLEFILAAHQPICKIPSELEMDFPMSSISPTHSCLSPAVTSQPETSIITSSQPTFTSTSNSIFSSTSSILSTAIVSDSTVKMIDLEASVLEESLDLLAKTEMETARSVPEVDLSNSLYTSQDWEPLHASTNNTDFEPLCTPVVTCTPACTTYTSSFAFTFPEADTFPTCGTAHRRGSNSNDQSSDSLSSPTLLAL, encoded by the exons ATGATGTTCACCGCTTTCAACACGGAGTGCGACTCTTCCTCGCGCTGCAGCACCGCCTCCCCGTCTGGGGCAGACAATCTGGGATACTACCCGTCTCCGGCAGGATCTTACTCCAGCATGGGATCCCCCCAGTCTCAG GAATTCACTGACCTGACAGCATCAAGTGCCTCCTTCATCCCCACCGTCACTGCTATTTCGAAGAGCCCCGATCTGCAGTGGATGGTCCAGCCTTTGATCTCCTCAGTGGCCCCTTCTCACAGAGCTCAGCCCTACAGCTTGAGCCCCAGCCCTGCCTACCCCAGATCAGCCATGAAGTCTGCAGCATCCAGAGCTCACAGCTCTACCAAGAGGGGCAGAGTAGATCAG ATAAActctgaggaggaagagaagcGAAGAGTTCGCAGAGAGAGAAATAAGCAGGCAGCGGCCAAATGCCGCAACAGGAGGCGAGAGCTCACAGACACCCTGCAAGCT GAAACTGATCATCTGGAGGATGAAAAATCCGGTCTGCAGAATGACATTGCCAACCTGCTGAAGGAGAAGGAAAGGCTTGAGTTCATTCTGGCTGCCCACCAACCCATTTGCAAAATCCCCTCAGAGCTGGAGATGGACTTCCCCATGTCTTCCatctctcccacccactcctgcCTCTCTCCTGCCGTGACATCCCAGCCAGAGACATCCATTATCACCTCCAGCCAGCCAACCTTCACCTCAACCTCCAACTCCATCTTCTCCAGCACCAGCTCCATCCTCTCCACTGCCATTGTCTCCGACAGCACGGTCAAAATGATAGACCTGGAGGCCTCCGTCCTGGAGGAGTCCCTGGACCTGTTGGCAAAGACGGAGATGGAGACGGCCCGGTCAGTGCCAGAGGTTGACCTGTCCAACTCCCTCTACACCAGTCAGGACTGGGAGCCGCTTCATGCCTCAACCAACAATACTGACTTTGAGCCCCTGTGCACACCTGTTGTGACCTGCACTCCAGCCTGCACCACCTACACGTCTTCATTTGCGTTTACCTTTCCAGAGGCTGACACCTTCCCCACCTGTGGCACTGCACACAGGAGAGGAAGCAACAGCAACGATCAGTCGTCTGACTCCCTCAGCTCACCAACCCTGCTGGCTCTTTAA